The proteins below are encoded in one region of Pseudomonas putida S13.1.2:
- the frr gene encoding ribosome recycling factor has protein sequence MINEIKKDAQARMQKSLDSLIHAFGQIRTGKAHPSVLGSVMVPYYGSDTPLTSVANVTVKDNQTLQVVPFERNMLGAIDKAIGSAGLNLNPTNLGELLLVNMPPLTEETRKGFTKQARAAAEDARVAVRNIRRDALGDLKKLSKDKEISEDEERRASADIDKLIKDVEAQIAKATEAKEKDLMAI, from the coding sequence ATGATCAACGAAATTAAGAAAGACGCCCAGGCACGCATGCAAAAGTCGCTGGATTCGCTGATCCACGCATTTGGCCAAATCCGCACCGGCAAGGCGCACCCGAGCGTTCTGGGCAGCGTGATGGTGCCTTATTATGGCTCCGACACCCCGCTGACCAGCGTAGCCAACGTGACCGTCAAGGACAACCAGACCCTGCAAGTGGTGCCTTTCGAGCGCAACATGCTGGGCGCCATCGACAAGGCCATCGGCAGCGCCGGCTTGAATCTCAATCCCACCAACCTGGGCGAGTTGCTGCTGGTCAATATGCCCCCGCTGACTGAAGAAACCCGCAAGGGCTTCACCAAGCAGGCTCGCGCTGCGGCCGAAGATGCGCGCGTAGCCGTGCGCAACATTCGTCGTGACGCCTTGGGTGACCTGAAGAAGCTGTCCAAGGACAAGGAAATCAGTGAAGACGAAGAGCGTCGTGCCAGTGCTGACATCGACAAGCTGATCAAGGATGTCGAGGCGCAAATCGCCAAGGCCACTGAAGCAAAAGAAAAGGACCTGATGGCCATCTAA
- the map gene encoding type I methionyl aminopeptidase codes for MTVNIKTAEDIEKMRIAGRLAAEVLEMIEEHVKPGVTTEALDRLCHDYIVNVQQAIPAPLNYKGYPKSICTSINHVVCHGIPNDKPLKDGDTLNIDVTVIKDGYHGDTSRMFHVGNVPVWAERLSKVTQECMYKAIELVKPGCRLGDIGEVIQKHAEKNGFSVVREFCGHGIGKVFHEEPQILHYGRAGTGMELKEGMTFTIEPMINQGKADTKVLGDGWTAITKDRKLSAQWEHTLVVTATGYEIFTLRKDDTIPRTSA; via the coding sequence ATGACCGTCAACATCAAGACCGCAGAAGACATCGAGAAGATGCGCATCGCCGGCCGCCTGGCCGCCGAGGTGCTGGAAATGATCGAAGAGCACGTCAAGCCCGGTGTTACCACCGAAGCGCTCGACCGCCTGTGCCACGACTATATCGTCAACGTCCAGCAGGCCATCCCGGCGCCGCTCAACTACAAGGGCTACCCGAAGTCGATCTGCACCTCGATCAACCATGTGGTCTGCCACGGCATCCCCAACGACAAGCCGCTCAAGGACGGTGATACGCTGAACATCGACGTCACCGTGATCAAGGACGGCTACCACGGCGATACCAGCCGCATGTTCCACGTGGGCAACGTGCCGGTGTGGGCCGAGCGCCTGTCCAAGGTTACCCAGGAGTGCATGTACAAGGCCATCGAGCTGGTCAAGCCGGGGTGCCGCCTGGGCGATATCGGCGAAGTGATCCAGAAGCATGCGGAAAAGAACGGCTTCTCGGTGGTACGCGAGTTCTGCGGCCACGGCATCGGCAAGGTGTTCCACGAAGAGCCGCAGATCCTGCACTACGGCCGCGCCGGCACCGGCATGGAGCTTAAAGAAGGCATGACCTTCACCATCGAGCCGATGATCAACCAGGGCAAGGCCGACACCAAGGTGCTGGGCGACGGCTGGACCGCCATCACCAAGGACCGCAAGCTCTCGGCCCAGTGGGAACACACCCTGGTGGTGACCGCGACCGGCTACGAGATCTTCACCCTGCGCAAGGACGACACCATCCCGCGCACTTCGGCCTGA
- the tsf gene encoding translation elongation factor Ts, producing the protein MAAITAALVKELRERTGEGMMDCKKALEKAGGDIEKAIDDMRASGAIKAAKKAGNVAAEGAIAVKTDGKSAVLLEVNSQTDFLALQDDFKNFVAESLEEAFAQKLTDAAPLIASREAAREALVAKCGENVNIRRLVRVEGDVVGAYLHGNKIGAVVVLKGGDVELAKNIAMHVAASNPEFLDSSEISAEAIEREKNVFLQLNADKIAGKPENIVENMINGRITKFKAEASLKEQAFVMNPEVKVGELAKKAGAEIVSFTYFKVGEGIEKPVDDFAAEVAAQVAAAKQ; encoded by the coding sequence ATGGCAGCAATTACTGCAGCGCTGGTAAAAGAACTGCGCGAGCGTACTGGCGAAGGCATGATGGATTGCAAGAAAGCCCTGGAAAAGGCTGGCGGCGACATCGAAAAAGCCATTGACGACATGCGTGCCTCGGGCGCCATCAAGGCCGCCAAAAAGGCTGGCAACGTCGCTGCTGAAGGCGCTATCGCCGTCAAGACCGACGGTAAATCCGCCGTTCTGCTGGAAGTGAACTCGCAGACCGACTTCCTGGCCCTGCAAGACGACTTCAAGAACTTCGTTGCCGAAAGCCTTGAAGAAGCCTTCGCCCAGAAGCTGACCGACGCTGCTCCGCTGATCGCCTCGCGTGAAGCTGCTCGTGAAGCCCTGGTTGCCAAGTGTGGCGAAAACGTCAACATCCGTCGCCTGGTGCGCGTTGAGGGTGACGTTGTTGGTGCCTACCTGCACGGCAACAAGATCGGCGCTGTCGTCGTTCTGAAAGGCGGTGACGTCGAGCTGGCGAAGAACATCGCCATGCACGTTGCAGCGTCGAACCCTGAGTTCCTGGATTCGTCGGAAATCTCCGCCGAGGCCATCGAGCGCGAGAAGAATGTCTTCCTGCAGCTGAACGCCGACAAGATCGCCGGCAAGCCGGAAAACATCGTTGAGAACATGATCAACGGCCGTATCACCAAGTTCAAGGCCGAAGCTTCGCTGAAAGAGCAAGCTTTCGTCATGAACCCAGAAGTCAAGGTTGGCGAGCTGGCCAAGAAAGCCGGCGCTGAAATCGTTTCGTTCACCTACTTCAAAGTCGGTGAAGGCATCGAGAAGCCAGTCGACGACTTCGCTGCTGAAGTTGCCGCTCAGGTAGCTGCTGCCAAGCAGTAA
- the pyrH gene encoding UMP kinase, whose product MAQQGSGHQARYKRILLKLSGEALMGSEEFGIDPKVLDRMALEVGQLVGIGVQVGLVIGGGNLFRGAALSAAGMDRVTGDHMGMLATVMNALAMRDALERANITAIVMSAISMVGVTDHYDRRKAMRHLNAKEVVIFAAGTGNPFFTTDSAACLRAIEIDADVVLKATKVDGVYTADPFKDPHAEKFDHLTYDEVLDRKLGVMDLTAICLCRDHKMPLRVFNMNKPGALLNIVHGGAEGTLIEEVQK is encoded by the coding sequence ATGGCTCAGCAGGGCAGTGGTCATCAGGCTCGCTATAAACGCATTCTACTCAAACTTAGCGGCGAGGCCCTGATGGGCTCGGAAGAGTTCGGGATCGATCCCAAAGTCCTGGATCGCATGGCGCTGGAAGTCGGCCAACTGGTCGGCATCGGTGTTCAGGTAGGTCTGGTAATCGGCGGTGGCAACCTGTTCCGTGGTGCGGCGCTCAGTGCAGCCGGCATGGACCGCGTCACCGGCGACCATATGGGCATGCTGGCGACCGTAATGAACGCCCTGGCCATGCGCGACGCGCTGGAGCGGGCGAACATTACCGCCATCGTCATGTCGGCTATTTCCATGGTTGGCGTGACCGATCACTATGATCGCCGCAAAGCCATGCGCCACCTGAACGCCAAAGAAGTCGTAATTTTTGCTGCCGGTACCGGCAACCCGTTCTTCACCACCGACTCCGCTGCCTGCCTGCGCGCCATCGAAATCGATGCCGACGTGGTATTGAAGGCAACCAAGGTCGATGGTGTATACACTGCAGATCCATTCAAGGACCCGCATGCCGAGAAGTTCGATCATCTGACCTACGATGAAGTGCTGGATCGCAAGCTGGGTGTGATGGATCTGACGGCAATCTGTCTTTGCCGCGACCATAAGATGCCGCTGCGCGTCTTCAATATGAACAAGCCCGGCGCCCTGCTGAACATCGTGCACGGCGGCGCGGAAGGAACCCTGATCGAGGAAGTTCAAAAATGA
- the uppS gene encoding polyprenyl diphosphate synthase produces the protein MEKTKQTVPSVVPRHVAIIMDGNNRWAKKRFMPGVAGHKAGVDAVRAVIEVCADAKVEVLTLFAFSSENWQRPADEVSALMDLFFKALRREAKRLNENNISLRIIGDRSRFHPELQAAMREAEALTAGNNRFILQIAANYGGQWDIAQAAQRLAREVQAGHLRPEDITPGLLQTCLATGELPLPDLCIRTGGEHRISNFLLWQLAYAELYFSDLYWPDFKHEAMRNALADFASRQRRFGKTSEQVEAGARA, from the coding sequence ATGGAAAAGACCAAGCAGACTGTGCCCTCCGTGGTGCCGCGTCACGTGGCAATCATCATGGATGGGAATAATCGCTGGGCGAAGAAGCGCTTTATGCCCGGGGTTGCCGGGCATAAAGCGGGTGTCGATGCGGTGCGCGCCGTGATCGAAGTGTGCGCCGACGCGAAGGTCGAGGTGCTCACGCTTTTTGCGTTCTCCAGTGAGAACTGGCAGCGACCGGCGGACGAAGTCAGTGCCCTTATGGACCTGTTCTTCAAGGCGCTGCGTCGCGAGGCCAAGCGCCTCAACGAGAACAACATCAGCTTGCGCATCATCGGTGACCGCTCGCGCTTCCATCCCGAGCTGCAGGCTGCCATGCGCGAGGCCGAGGCACTGACCGCCGGCAACAACCGCTTCATCCTGCAGATCGCGGCCAACTACGGTGGCCAGTGGGACATCGCCCAGGCCGCACAGCGGCTGGCGCGTGAAGTGCAAGCCGGGCACCTGCGTCCGGAAGACATCACCCCGGGCCTGCTGCAGACCTGCCTGGCAACCGGCGAGCTACCGTTGCCGGACCTGTGCATTCGCACCGGTGGCGAGCACCGCATCAGCAATTTCCTGTTGTGGCAGCTGGCCTACGCCGAGCTGTACTTCTCCGACCTGTACTGGCCGGACTTCAAACACGAGGCCATGCGCAATGCCCTGGCCGATTTCGCTTCGCGCCAGCGCCGCTTCGGTAAGACCAGCGAGCAGGTCGAGGCTGGAGCTCGTGCTTAA
- the rseP gene encoding RIP metalloprotease RseP, with product MTALYMIIGTLVALGVLVTFHEFGHFWVARRCGVKVLRFSVGFGTPLLRWHDRHGTEFVVAAIPLGGYVKMLDEREGDVPPALADQSFNRKSVGQRIAIVAAGPIANFLLAILFFWVLAMLGTQQVRPVIGTVDAGSLAASAGLTAGQEIVSIDGKPTNGWSAVNLQLVRRLGESGTLQVGVRDEGATAERQLQVKLDSWLKGADEPDPIQSLGLHPWRPAMVPVLAEIDPKGPAAAAGLKTGDKLLSVDGVPVTEWQQVVDSVRARPDAKVVVRVERDGDALEVPVTLARKGEGKAAGGYLGAGVKGGEWPASMLREISYGPLEAVGEGLSRTWNMSVLTLESLKKMLFGELSVKNLSGPITIAKVAGASAQSGVGDFLNFLAYLSISLGVLNLLPIPVLDGGHLLFYLVELARGRPLSDRVQGWGVQIGISLVIGVMLLALINDLGRL from the coding sequence ATGACAGCGCTCTACATGATTATCGGCACCCTCGTGGCTTTGGGTGTGCTGGTCACCTTTCATGAATTCGGCCACTTCTGGGTGGCACGCCGCTGCGGCGTCAAGGTGCTGCGCTTCTCGGTGGGCTTCGGCACGCCGCTGCTGCGCTGGCATGACCGCCATGGCACCGAATTTGTGGTCGCAGCCATTCCGCTGGGCGGCTACGTGAAGATGCTCGACGAGCGCGAGGGCGATGTACCGCCTGCGCTGGCTGATCAGTCGTTCAACCGCAAGTCCGTGGGCCAGCGTATCGCGATTGTCGCAGCGGGCCCGATTGCCAACTTCCTGCTGGCCATCCTGTTCTTCTGGGTGCTGGCGATGCTGGGTACCCAGCAGGTCCGCCCGGTAATCGGTACGGTCGATGCTGGCAGCCTGGCAGCATCGGCCGGGCTGACCGCAGGTCAGGAAATCGTTTCTATCGACGGCAAGCCGACCAACGGTTGGTCGGCGGTCAACCTGCAGCTGGTTCGTCGCCTGGGCGAAAGCGGCACGTTGCAGGTTGGCGTGCGCGACGAAGGCGCCACGGCCGAGCGCCAACTGCAGGTCAAGCTGGACAGCTGGCTCAAGGGCGCTGACGAGCCAGACCCTATCCAGTCCTTGGGGCTGCACCCTTGGCGCCCGGCGATGGTCCCGGTGCTGGCCGAGATTGATCCGAAGGGGCCGGCTGCCGCTGCGGGCCTCAAGACAGGCGACAAGCTGCTGAGCGTCGATGGCGTGCCGGTGACGGAATGGCAGCAGGTGGTCGACAGCGTGCGTGCCCGCCCCGATGCCAAAGTGGTGGTGCGTGTGGAGCGCGACGGCGATGCCCTGGAGGTGCCGGTGACCCTGGCACGCAAGGGTGAGGGCAAGGCTGCCGGTGGCTATCTTGGCGCCGGGGTAAAAGGTGGCGAATGGCCTGCCAGCATGCTCCGCGAAATCAGCTACGGCCCGCTCGAGGCGGTGGGTGAGGGCTTGTCCCGTACCTGGAACATGAGCGTGCTGACCCTTGAATCGCTGAAGAAAATGCTGTTCGGGGAGCTCTCGGTAAAAAACTTGAGTGGACCGATAACCATTGCTAAAGTGGCGGGCGCTTCAGCCCAGTCCGGCGTGGGGGATTTCCTGAATTTCCTGGCCTACCTGAGCATAAGCCTGGGGGTTCTTAACTTGCTGCCCATCCCGGTACTGGATGGGGGGCATTTGCTGTTTTACCTGGTCGAGTTGGCGCGCGGTCGTCCGCTGTCAGATCGGGTGCAAGGTTGGGGGGTCCAGATCGGTATCAGTTTGGTCATAGGGGTGATGTTGCTCGCCCTGATCAACGATCTGGGTCGACTATAA
- a CDS encoding phosphatidate cytidylyltransferase, with product MLKQRIITALILLPIALGGFFLLNGGDFALFIGFVVTLGAWEWARLAGLMAQPLRIAYAAVVAGALMLLYILPELAPWVLGAAVIWWGLATWLVLTYPRSSELWASAACRLLIGLLVLLPAWQGLVLLKHWPLGNWLILSVMVLVWAADIGAYFSGRAFGKRKLAPQVSPGKSWEGVYGGLAVSLAITLAVGISRDWGFGQILLGLLGAALLVMSSVVGDLTESMFKRRSGIKDSSNLLPGHGGVLDRIDSLTAAIPIFAVLLWAAEWGVM from the coding sequence ATGCTTAAACAACGCATCATTACTGCGCTGATCCTGCTGCCGATCGCGCTGGGTGGCTTCTTCCTGCTCAACGGCGGGGATTTCGCCCTGTTCATCGGCTTCGTGGTGACCCTTGGCGCCTGGGAGTGGGCGCGCCTGGCCGGGTTGATGGCCCAGCCGCTGCGTATCGCCTATGCCGCGGTGGTCGCTGGCGCGCTGATGTTGCTGTACATCCTTCCGGAACTGGCGCCCTGGGTGCTGGGTGCAGCGGTGATCTGGTGGGGGCTGGCCACCTGGCTGGTGCTTACCTACCCGCGTAGCAGCGAGTTGTGGGCCAGTGCCGCCTGCCGGTTGCTGATCGGCCTGCTGGTATTGCTGCCTGCCTGGCAGGGGCTGGTGCTGCTCAAGCACTGGCCGCTGGGCAATTGGCTGATCCTGTCGGTCATGGTGCTGGTATGGGCCGCCGATATTGGCGCTTACTTCTCTGGCAGGGCCTTCGGCAAGCGCAAGCTGGCCCCGCAGGTCAGCCCGGGCAAGAGCTGGGAAGGCGTGTATGGCGGCCTGGCGGTGAGCCTGGCCATTACCTTGGCGGTCGGCATCAGTCGCGACTGGGGTTTCGGTCAGATCCTGCTGGGCCTGCTGGGCGCCGCGCTGCTGGTCATGTCCTCGGTGGTCGGTGACCTGACAGAGAGCATGTTCAAGCGCCGTTCCGGTATCAAGGACAGCAGTAATCTGCTGCCCGGCCATGGTGGTGTACTCGACCGCATTGACAGCCTTACAGCAGCGATCCCGATTTTCGCCGTGTTGTTGTGGGCTGCCGAATGGGGTGTGATGTGA
- the ispC gene encoding 1-deoxy-D-xylulose-5-phosphate reductoisomerase: MSRPQRITVLGATGSIGLSTLDVIARHPDRYQVFALSGYSRIDELLALCVRHRPAFAVVPSTEAAVRLRETLAAAGCATEVLEGEAGLCQVASAAEVDAVMAAIVGAAGLRPTLAAVEAGKKVLLANKEALVMSGALFIEAVRRSGAVLLPIDSEHNAIFQCMPGDYARGLSAVGVRRILLTASGGPFRETPVEALLDVTPEQACAHPNWSMGRKISVDSASMMNKGLELIEACWLFDAAPAKVEVVVHPQSVIHSLVDYVDGSVLAQLGNPDMRTPIANALAWPERIDSGVAPLDLFAIARLDFQAPDEQRFPCLRLARQAAEAGNSAPAVLNAANEVAVEAFLERRIRFPEIAGMIEQVLDQEPVVPLPSLDAVFAADQRARELSREWLRRHGR; this comes from the coding sequence GTGAGCCGCCCGCAGCGTATTACCGTACTTGGGGCCACCGGCTCCATCGGCCTGAGCACGCTGGATGTGATCGCGCGCCATCCCGATCGCTACCAGGTGTTCGCCCTCAGCGGGTATTCGCGCATCGACGAGTTGCTGGCCCTGTGCGTGCGCCATCGCCCGGCGTTCGCTGTGGTGCCGAGTACCGAGGCGGCCGTGCGGCTGCGCGAAACCCTGGCGGCTGCCGGCTGCGCCACCGAGGTGCTGGAAGGCGAGGCCGGGCTTTGCCAGGTGGCTTCGGCAGCGGAAGTGGATGCAGTGATGGCGGCGATTGTCGGTGCCGCCGGCCTGCGCCCCACCTTGGCTGCCGTGGAGGCGGGCAAAAAAGTGTTGCTGGCCAACAAGGAAGCCCTGGTGATGTCCGGTGCGCTGTTCATCGAGGCAGTGCGGCGCAGCGGCGCCGTATTGTTGCCGATCGATAGCGAGCACAATGCGATCTTCCAGTGCATGCCCGGCGACTACGCTCGCGGCCTGAGCGCGGTTGGCGTGCGTCGGATTCTGCTGACGGCTTCCGGTGGCCCGTTCCGCGAAACGCCGGTCGAGGCGCTGCTGGACGTGACGCCGGAGCAAGCCTGTGCTCATCCCAACTGGTCCATGGGGCGCAAGATTTCCGTGGATTCGGCCAGCATGATGAACAAGGGGCTCGAGCTGATCGAGGCCTGCTGGTTGTTCGATGCCGCGCCGGCCAAGGTCGAGGTGGTGGTGCACCCACAAAGTGTCATTCACTCCCTGGTCGATTATGTGGACGGCTCGGTGCTGGCGCAGCTGGGTAATCCGGACATGCGCACGCCGATCGCCAATGCCCTGGCGTGGCCTGAGCGCATCGACTCCGGGGTGGCCCCGCTGGACCTGTTCGCCATCGCCCGTCTGGATTTCCAGGCACCCGACGAACAGCGCTTCCCTTGCCTGCGCCTGGCGCGGCAGGCTGCCGAGGCCGGCAACAGCGCACCCGCCGTACTCAATGCGGCCAACGAGGTGGCGGTGGAGGCATTTCTCGAGCGGCGTATCCGCTTCCCGGAGATCGCGGGTATGATCGAACAGGTGCTCGATCAGGAGCCCGTCGTGCCGCTGCCGTCGCTGGACGCGGTGTTCGCCGCCGACCAGCGTGCCCGGGAGCTTTCCCGTGAGTGGCTGAGGCGTCACGGTCGCTGA
- the rpsB gene encoding 30S ribosomal protein S2 encodes MSQVNMRDMLKAGVHFGHQTRYWNPKMGKYIFGARNKIHIINLEKTLPMFNEALAFVERLAQGKNKIMFVGTKRSAGKIVAEQAARAGSPYVDHRWLGGMLTNYKTIRASIKRLRDLETQAEDGTFAKLTKKEALMRSRDLEKLDRSLGGIKDMGGLPDALFVIDVDHERIAITEANKLGIPVIGVVDTNSSPEGVDYIIPGNDDAIRAIELYMTSMADAIIRGRNNVAGGTEVYVEEAAAPAAE; translated from the coding sequence ATGTCCCAAGTCAACATGCGCGATATGCTGAAGGCCGGTGTGCACTTCGGCCACCAGACCCGTTACTGGAACCCGAAAATGGGCAAGTACATTTTCGGCGCGCGTAACAAGATCCACATCATCAACCTGGAAAAAACCCTGCCAATGTTCAACGAAGCTCTGGCTTTCGTAGAGCGTCTGGCCCAGGGCAAGAACAAGATCATGTTCGTCGGCACCAAGCGTTCCGCCGGCAAGATCGTCGCCGAGCAAGCTGCTCGTGCCGGTTCGCCATACGTTGACCACCGCTGGTTGGGCGGCATGCTGACCAACTACAAAACCATCCGTGCTTCGATCAAGCGTCTGCGCGACCTGGAAACCCAGGCCGAAGATGGCACCTTTGCCAAGCTGACCAAGAAAGAAGCCCTGATGCGTTCGCGCGATCTGGAAAAGCTGGACCGCAGCCTGGGTGGTATCAAGGACATGGGCGGTCTGCCTGATGCCCTGTTCGTGATCGACGTTGATCACGAGCGCATTGCTATCACCGAAGCTAACAAGCTGGGCATCCCGGTTATCGGCGTTGTCGATACCAACAGCAGCCCGGAAGGTGTTGACTACATCATCCCAGGCAACGACGACGCCATCCGCGCCATCGAGCTGTACATGACTTCGATGGCCGACGCCATCATCCGCGGCCGCAACAACGTTGCTGGCGGCACCGAAGTCTATGTTGAAGAAGCGGCTGCACCTGCTGCTGAGTAA